One window from the genome of Cucumis melo cultivar AY chromosome 10, USDA_Cmelo_AY_1.0, whole genome shotgun sequence encodes:
- the LOC103504287 gene encoding aquaporin PIP1-2-like, giving the protein MEGKEEDVRLGANRFTERQPIGTAAQSQDDAKDYKEPPPAPLFEPEELTSWSFYRAGIAEFFATFLFLYITVLTVMGVVRSKEADGNTCKTVGIQGIAWAFGGMIFALVYCTAGISGGHINPAVTFGLFLARKLSLTRAIFYMVMQCLGAICGAGVVKGFQPKPYERLGGGANVVSDGYSKGDGLGAEIVGTFILVYTVFSATDAKRSARDSHVPILAPLPIGFAVFLVHLATIPITGTGINPARSLGAAIIFNKDKAWDDHWIFWVGPFIGAALAALYHQVVIRAIPFKSK; this is encoded by the exons ATTGGGACGGCGGCGCAGAGCCAAGACGATGCCAAGGACTACAAAGAGCCACCACCGGCTCCTCTCTTCGAGCCAGAGGAGCTCACTTCATGGTCTTTTTACAGAGCAGGAATCGCCGAGTTTTTCGCtacttttctctttctttacaTCACCGTTTTGACTGTCATGGGTGTCGTCCGGTCCAAGGAAGCGGATGGTAATACCTGTAAGACAGTCGGGATTCAGGGGATCGCTTGGGCTTTCGGTGGTATGATTTTTGCTCTCGTTTACTGTACTGCTGGAATCTCCGGTGGCCACATTAACCCAGCGGTCACTTTTGGGTTGTTCCTGGCAAGGAAATTGTCGTTGACTAGGGCGATTTTCTACATGGTCATGCAATGCCTTGGTGCTATCTGCGGCGCGGGAGTGGTGAAGGGGTTCCAACCCAAGCCCTACGAAAGGCTCGGGGGTGGAGCTAACGTTGTGAGCGACGGTTACTCCAAAGGGGATGGCCTTGGCGCTGAGATCGTGGGTACTTTCATTCTTGTTTACACCGTCTTCTCCGCCACTGATGCTAAACGTAGCGCCAGAGACTCACACGTTCCG ATATTGGCGCCGCTACCGATTGGGTTTGCAGTGTTCTTAGTCCACTTGGCGACAATTCCGATCACCGGCACCGGCATCAACCCAGCTCGGAGTTTGGGAGCAGCCATCATCTTCAACAAGGACAAAGCGTGGGATGATCAT TGGATATTCTGGGTTGGACCATTCATCGGAGCAGCATTGGCAGCTTTATACCATCAAGTTGTGATTAGAGCCATTCCTTTCAAGTCCAAGTGA